In Deinococcus proteolyticus MRP, a single genomic region encodes these proteins:
- a CDS encoding ankyrin repeat domain-containing protein, which produces MTHASELDPQILELLQRMFDLARAGEADEVEQWLDRGVPVNLTNEKGDTLLMLAAYNGQPAVVRVLLEAGADASRANDRGQTSLQAAAFKGDLDMVRLMLDLGVDVDSPGPDGRTALFLAAMFDRAEMLELLLERGADLNARDAVGFSALDAARQMGAQHTAARLAELMDAGTSAAERRS; this is translated from the coding sequence ATGACCCACGCTTCCGAACTCGATCCCCAAATTCTGGAGCTGCTGCAGCGCATGTTCGACCTGGCCCGCGCCGGCGAGGCGGACGAGGTGGAGCAATGGCTGGACCGGGGCGTGCCGGTCAACCTGACCAACGAAAAGGGTGACACCCTGCTGATGCTGGCCGCCTACAACGGCCAGCCGGCAGTGGTGCGCGTGCTGCTGGAAGCCGGTGCCGACGCTTCCCGCGCCAACGACCGGGGCCAGACGTCACTGCAGGCGGCCGCGTTCAAGGGCGACCTCGACATGGTGCGGCTGATGCTGGACCTGGGCGTGGACGTGGACAGCCCCGGTCCCGATGGCCGCACCGCCCTGTTCCTGGCGGCCATGTTCGACCGCGCCGAGATGCTGGAGCTGCTGCTGGAGCGCGGCGCCGACCTGAACGCCCGCGACGCGGTTGGCTTCAGCGCCCTGGACGCGGCCCGGCAGATGGGCGCTCAGCACACGGCCGCCCGCTTGGCTGAACTGATGGACGCGGGCACCTCGGCTGCCGAGCGGCGCAGCTGA
- a CDS encoding DsbA family protein, with protein MTKLQGNRSNNMPLIIGTLIAAALIALALFAGRGKSGEQASTASGAAASAKFDLSNKPVVGDASAPVEMIVVEDFKCPACKQFEATVFPKVENEYVSTGKVKVYSVAWPFLAEVAKLDEDDSKYAAQAGECAYEHGGAEAFSAYKTILFRAQEDESKVWATKARLKELAANVSGIDQTAFASCLDNDETLARVEANEEEVEASGVTGTPTVFIGGKKVENPGDYGQLKSAIDAALAN; from the coding sequence ATGACCAAACTGCAGGGAAACCGAAGCAACAATATGCCGCTGATCATCGGCACCCTTATCGCTGCAGCGCTGATTGCCCTGGCGCTGTTCGCCGGACGCGGCAAAAGCGGTGAACAGGCGAGCACTGCCAGTGGCGCAGCAGCCAGCGCGAAGTTCGACCTCTCCAACAAGCCGGTGGTGGGCGACGCCTCCGCACCGGTCGAAATGATCGTGGTCGAAGACTTCAAGTGCCCGGCCTGCAAGCAGTTCGAAGCCACGGTCTTTCCTAAAGTCGAAAACGAGTATGTCAGCACTGGCAAGGTCAAGGTGTACTCGGTGGCTTGGCCTTTCCTGGCCGAAGTGGCCAAGCTGGACGAGGACGACTCCAAGTATGCCGCGCAGGCGGGCGAGTGCGCCTATGAGCACGGCGGCGCAGAGGCATTCAGCGCCTACAAGACGATTCTGTTCCGCGCACAGGAGGATGAAAGCAAAGTCTGGGCCACCAAGGCCCGCCTCAAGGAGCTGGCAGCCAATGTCTCCGGCATTGACCAGACGGCTTTTGCCAGCTGCCTGGACAACGACGAAACCCTGGCCCGCGTAGAAGCCAACGAGGAAGAAGTCGAAGCCAGCGGCGTCACCGGTACGCCTACCGTATTTATCGGCGGCAAAAAGGTCGAGAACCCCGGCGACTACGGCCAGCTGAAGAGTGCCATCGACGCTGCCCTGGCGAACTGA
- a CDS encoding diguanylate cyclase, whose protein sequence is MKLRPFLLLLQVPFVALLLTSGVLLNHALSANTHADQYTQQAQQELEALETMLKLVLDMETGLRGYVITGNQDFLEPYTSARAQLPRTLDDLETVAQASGSAERLEHTQNMRRLMTTWQSQVAEREIAARQRSKDEAEAIVASGEGRRLIDAVRAEKMSYERLARSALTARRAEAAAQWQQLQRALLLVGLTLLLVAASAAWWGAGWLARQFGAVALAAQRLAQGEWVTVPAVQLSEQRALARAFNSMGAQLSEAQEQARARTAELEVQGTLLRQLGQLSDLLLAARSLDEGGEIVARALPELLPGSSGTLFVYAASRNLLQPLAHWGGEAAQQARSPHDCWALRRGEALWPGERTLVPPCLGTGAQAAYTCLPLTAHGEALGLLQMTLPGEADAHSRRIVGSLSRQLSLSLDALRLQGELRQQSIRDALTGLYNRRYYEDHLAASVARALSSGEPLSLLALDVDHFKRFNDTFGHDAGDAVLVRVGAALREAAQRTGEAACRPGGEEFALLLPGVDAAEALRRADALRAEVASWTLKHAGLSLGRVTISVGVASLEQGGTPASLARQADEALYAAKRAGRNRVLAWSGELPAPAPGSEPAQPSSPA, encoded by the coding sequence ATGAAGCTCCGTCCGTTTCTACTGCTGCTGCAGGTGCCGTTCGTAGCCCTGCTGCTGACCTCAGGTGTTCTGCTGAATCACGCGCTGTCGGCCAATACCCACGCTGACCAGTACACCCAGCAGGCCCAGCAGGAACTGGAGGCGTTGGAAACCATGCTGAAGCTGGTCCTGGATATGGAAACCGGCCTACGCGGCTACGTGATCACCGGCAACCAGGATTTTCTGGAGCCGTACACCTCGGCCCGCGCGCAGCTGCCCCGGACGCTGGACGACCTGGAAACTGTCGCCCAGGCTTCCGGCAGCGCCGAACGGCTGGAGCACACGCAGAACATGCGCCGCCTGATGACCACCTGGCAATCTCAGGTGGCCGAACGGGAAATCGCGGCACGCCAGCGCTCCAAGGATGAAGCCGAAGCCATCGTGGCCAGCGGTGAAGGCCGGCGCCTGATTGACGCGGTCCGCGCCGAAAAGATGTCCTATGAACGGCTGGCCCGCAGCGCCCTGACAGCGCGCCGGGCCGAGGCGGCCGCGCAGTGGCAGCAGCTGCAGCGCGCTTTGCTGCTGGTCGGACTGACGCTGCTGCTGGTGGCCGCCAGTGCCGCCTGGTGGGGGGCCGGCTGGCTGGCACGGCAGTTCGGGGCGGTGGCGCTGGCAGCCCAGCGCCTCGCGCAGGGGGAATGGGTCACGGTGCCGGCGGTCCAGCTGAGCGAGCAGCGGGCACTGGCACGCGCCTTTAACAGCATGGGGGCGCAGCTGAGCGAAGCCCAGGAGCAGGCCCGCGCCCGCACCGCCGAGCTGGAAGTGCAGGGCACACTGCTGCGGCAGTTGGGACAGCTGAGCGACCTGCTGCTGGCCGCCCGCAGCCTGGACGAGGGCGGCGAGATCGTGGCGCGGGCGCTGCCCGAGCTGCTGCCAGGTTCGTCGGGAACGCTGTTCGTGTATGCAGCGTCCCGCAACCTGCTTCAGCCGCTGGCGCACTGGGGCGGGGAAGCGGCCCAGCAGGCCCGCTCGCCGCACGACTGCTGGGCACTGCGCCGGGGCGAGGCGCTCTGGCCGGGCGAGCGGACGCTGGTGCCGCCCTGCCTGGGCACAGGGGCTCAGGCCGCCTATACCTGCTTGCCGCTGACCGCTCACGGCGAGGCCCTGGGGCTGCTGCAGATGACCCTGCCGGGCGAAGCGGACGCCCACAGCCGGCGCATAGTGGGCAGTCTGTCGCGGCAGCTTTCGCTCTCGCTGGACGCCCTACGGCTGCAGGGCGAGCTGCGCCAGCAGTCTATCCGCGACGCGCTGACCGGACTGTACAACCGCCGTTACTACGAGGACCATCTCGCGGCCAGCGTGGCCCGCGCCCTGAGCAGCGGTGAGCCGCTCAGCCTGCTGGCGCTGGACGTGGACCACTTCAAACGCTTCAACGACACCTTCGGCCACGACGCCGGCGACGCCGTACTGGTGCGGGTGGGCGCGGCCCTGCGCGAAGCAGCGCAGCGCACCGGCGAGGCCGCCTGCCGCCCCGGCGGAGAAGAGTTTGCTCTGCTGCTGCCTGGTGTAGACGCCGCAGAAGCCCTGCGCCGCGCCGATGCCCTGCGGGCCGAAGTGGCCAGCTGGACGCTGAAGCATGCCGGGCTGTCGCTGGGCCGCGTGACCATTTCGGTCGGTGTCGCGTCGCTGGAGCAGGGCGGCACTCCCGCCTCGCTGGCCCGGCAGGCCGACGAAGCGCTCTACGCCGCCAAACGGGCCGGCCGCAACCGGGTACTGGCGTGGTCGGGGGAACTGCCTGCGCCAGCACCCGGCAGCGAGCCCGCACAGCCCAGCAGCCCGGCCTGA
- a CDS encoding IS630 family transposase (programmed frameshift), whose amino-acid sequence MTLSAWRPARLSRTQQEERRLAAQPLLNDPDWSTRDLARHFGVAEVTIRAWRARIRHGGEEALRASRATGRPEFLTPDQQKEIQDILESDPRLHGFETSGWTVPKVRQVIGLKYGVWIDRAHLSRKLRRWGFSYQRPALRAVERNEEDIAAWVRLQKEALEKKEAEGATIIFLDESGFSLKTTRVRAWGRRGETPIIPTKLRWAHLSVIGAITTGGQFLQHTCQGAVRSPQVVKFLDHVLRHVAGEVVVILDRAMIHRSKAVQAFVQLHERLTLIYLPPYAPELNPIELIWADLKRNVVGNFCALTTEMLTKRLKVGWQHIRRKSLPLAFIRGTPFTASLAT is encoded by the exons GTGACGCTTTCTGCTTGGCGACCCGCTCGTCTCTCCCGCACTCAACAGGAAGAGCGCCGTCTAGCTGCTCAGCCCCTCCTGAATGATCCCGACTGGTCCACTCGAGATCTGGCCCGACATTTCGGTGTGGCTGAGGTGACTATTCGTGCCTGGCGTGCCCGTATACGCCACGGTGGTGAGGAAGCGCTCCGCGCTTCCCGTGCCACTGGCCGCCCGGAGTTCCTCACCCCTGACCAGCAGAAGGAAATTCAGGACATTCTTGAGAGCGATCCCCGACTGCATGGCTTCGAGACCAGTGGCTGGACTGTCCCCAAGGTCCGTCAAGTGATCGGTCTGAAGTATGGGGTCTGGATCGACCGTGCCCATCTTTCCAGGAAGCTCAGACGTTGGGGATTCTCGTATCAGCGGCCCGCGTTGCGGGCCGTAGAGCGTAACGAAGAGGATATTGCAGCTTGGGTCCGTCTCCAGAAGGAGGCGTTGGAAAAAAAAGAG GCTGAGGGGGCGACGATCATTTTTCTGGACGAGAGTGGGTTCAGTCTGAAGACGACAAGGGTTCGCGCGTGGGGACGACGAGGCGAGACACCGATTATCCCGACAAAACTGCGTTGGGCACATCTTTCTGTGATTGGAGCCATCACCACAGGCGGACAGTTTTTGCAGCACACCTGTCAGGGTGCAGTACGGTCCCCACAAGTCGTGAAGTTCCTGGATCATGTCCTGCGTCATGTCGCCGGAGAGGTGGTAGTCATCCTTGACCGGGCCATGATTCACCGGTCGAAAGCAGTGCAGGCGTTCGTGCAGCTGCACGAACGCCTAACCCTGATCTATCTCCCACCCTATGCGCCAGAATTGAATCCCATCGAACTGATCTGGGCAGATCTCAAACGGAATGTCGTAGGTAACTTCTGTGCGCTAACGACAGAAATGCTGACGAAGCGGTTGAAAGTGGGATGGCAGCACATCCGGCGCAAATCTTTGCCACTAGCCTTTATCCGAGGCACACCCTTTACTGCTTCGCTAGCAACTTAA
- the uvrA gene encoding excinuclease ABC subunit UvrA — translation MRGAREHNLKDITVELPRDQFIVITGVSGSGKSTLAFDTIYAEGQRRYVESLSAYARQFLGLMEKPDVESIEGLSPAISIDQKTTSHNPRSTVGTVTEIHDYLRLLYARVGTPYCPVCGRKIERQSPSEITGRLLEGYTDARAILLAPVVRGRKGEYRKLFGDLRREGFARVRVDGVLYELEEAEKLKLEKFEKHDVDVVIDRLKLREEDRSRIAESVELGLRRGEGLLRVMLPDQGAEELYSEKFACPEHGSVLEELEPRSFSFNNPYGACGDCSGLGFKQKFSPERVIDPGLSIAGGAILPWSKKGSTGGIYYWDKLRALSEHLEFDLKAAWRDLPQKVQDIILNGIDEPFEVVYRRGGKETMRFMTEYEGVLPNLERRYLDTESEYMREKLEEMMELQPCPTCGGTRYRPEILAVRVGGLNIAQVSSMSVLDADGFFSRLADNAVTRDDVLPFLKDHLGGTAQAALPERGDYRLNEFGAAVAAPIQKAIRTRLKFLVDVGLDYLSLDRTANTLSGGEAQRIRLATQVGSGLTGVLYVLDEPSIGLHPKDNGRLIGTLKNLRDLGNTLLVVEHDEDTMLEADYLVDMGPGAGVHGGEVVAAGTPAEVRDDPVSLTGRYLRGEIEIPVPDKRRRGNGKRLRVFGATEHNLRNVDIEIPLGTMTVVTGPSGSGKSTLIHDILHATLARDLNGAKTSPGKYNRMEGLEHLDKVIEIDQSPIGRTPRSNPATYTGVFTEIRDLFTRTPEARRRGYQAGRFSFNVKGGRCENCKGDGVMKIEMNFLPDIYVPCEVCKGARYNRETLEVKYDDRTIADVLNMTVEDACAFFESIPAIAGKLRLLLDVGLGYMRIGQPSTTLSGGEAQRIKLATELAKRATGKTIYILDEPTTGLHFEDVRRLMLVLEKLVEGGNTLVIIEHNLDVMKSADHIIDLGPEGGVRGGTVVTTGTPEEVAAHPTSYTGEYLRAVRGLVPASQPQEKTAHTEGEAESGSDEAQAAKPARKSRKAAGTSKTRKAAQSEAAGTEAASEAAAPARSPRAPRKAAGQKGKA, via the coding sequence GTGCGCGGCGCCCGCGAGCACAACCTCAAGGACATCACGGTGGAGCTGCCGCGTGACCAGTTCATCGTGATTACCGGAGTGTCGGGGTCGGGCAAAAGCACGCTGGCCTTCGACACCATCTACGCCGAGGGCCAGCGCCGCTACGTCGAATCCCTGAGCGCCTACGCCCGGCAGTTCCTGGGGCTGATGGAAAAGCCGGACGTGGAGTCCATCGAGGGCCTCTCCCCTGCCATCTCGATTGACCAGAAGACCACCTCGCACAACCCCAGAAGTACGGTGGGCACCGTCACCGAGATTCACGACTACCTGCGGCTGCTGTACGCCCGCGTGGGCACGCCCTACTGCCCTGTCTGCGGGCGCAAAATCGAGCGCCAGAGCCCCAGCGAAATCACGGGCCGCCTGCTGGAAGGCTACACCGATGCCCGCGCCATTCTGCTGGCTCCGGTGGTGCGCGGCCGCAAGGGCGAGTACCGCAAGCTGTTCGGGGACCTGCGCCGCGAGGGCTTTGCCCGCGTGCGGGTGGACGGCGTGCTGTACGAGCTGGAAGAAGCCGAGAAGCTGAAGCTGGAAAAGTTCGAGAAGCACGACGTAGACGTGGTGATTGACCGCCTCAAGCTGCGCGAGGAAGACCGCAGCCGCATCGCGGAAAGTGTGGAACTGGGCCTGCGCCGGGGTGAGGGCCTGCTGCGGGTCATGCTGCCCGACCAGGGCGCCGAAGAACTGTACTCCGAGAAATTCGCCTGCCCCGAACACGGCAGCGTGCTGGAAGAGCTGGAGCCGCGCTCGTTCTCCTTCAACAACCCTTACGGCGCCTGCGGCGACTGCTCGGGCCTGGGCTTCAAGCAGAAGTTCTCGCCCGAGCGGGTGATTGACCCGGGCCTTTCCATCGCGGGCGGGGCCATCCTGCCCTGGTCCAAGAAGGGCTCGACCGGCGGGATTTATTACTGGGACAAGCTGCGCGCACTTTCCGAGCACCTGGAATTCGACCTGAAAGCCGCCTGGCGCGACCTGCCGCAGAAGGTGCAGGACATCATCCTGAACGGGATAGACGAACCGTTCGAGGTGGTGTACCGCCGGGGCGGCAAGGAAACCATGCGCTTTATGACCGAGTACGAGGGCGTGCTGCCCAACCTGGAGCGCCGCTACCTCGACACCGAGTCCGAGTACATGCGCGAGAAGCTGGAAGAAATGATGGAGCTGCAGCCCTGCCCCACCTGCGGCGGCACCCGCTACCGGCCCGAAATCCTGGCGGTGCGGGTGGGCGGCCTGAACATCGCGCAGGTGAGCAGCATGAGCGTGCTGGACGCCGACGGCTTTTTCAGCCGGCTGGCCGACAACGCCGTGACCCGCGACGATGTCCTGCCCTTCCTAAAAGACCACCTGGGCGGCACCGCGCAGGCGGCCCTGCCCGAGCGCGGCGACTACCGCCTGAACGAGTTCGGCGCAGCGGTGGCCGCTCCCATCCAGAAAGCCATCCGCACCCGGCTGAAGTTCCTGGTGGATGTGGGGCTGGATTACCTGTCGCTGGACCGCACCGCCAACACCCTGTCGGGCGGCGAGGCGCAGCGCATTCGCCTGGCGACCCAGGTGGGCAGCGGGCTGACCGGCGTGCTGTACGTGCTGGACGAACCCTCCATTGGCCTGCACCCCAAAGACAACGGCCGCCTGATCGGCACCCTCAAGAACCTGCGCGACCTAGGCAACACCCTGCTGGTGGTGGAGCACGACGAAGACACCATGCTGGAAGCCGATTACCTGGTGGACATGGGCCCCGGCGCAGGCGTCCACGGCGGCGAGGTGGTCGCGGCCGGCACCCCCGCGGAGGTGCGCGACGACCCTGTCAGCCTGACCGGGCGCTACCTGCGCGGGGAGATAGAAATTCCGGTGCCGGACAAACGCCGCCGGGGCAACGGCAAACGTCTGCGGGTGTTCGGGGCCACCGAGCACAACCTGAGGAACGTGGACATCGAGATTCCGCTGGGCACCATGACGGTGGTCACCGGCCCCAGCGGTTCGGGCAAAAGCACCCTGATTCACGACATCCTGCACGCCACGCTGGCCCGCGACCTGAACGGCGCCAAGACCAGCCCCGGCAAATACAACCGCATGGAAGGGCTGGAGCACCTCGACAAGGTCATCGAGATTGACCAGTCCCCGATTGGACGCACGCCGCGCTCCAACCCGGCCACCTACACGGGTGTGTTCACCGAAATCCGTGACCTGTTCACCCGCACTCCCGAAGCCCGCCGCCGCGGGTATCAGGCGGGGCGCTTCTCCTTCAACGTGAAGGGCGGGCGCTGCGAGAACTGCAAGGGCGACGGCGTCATGAAAATCGAGATGAACTTCCTGCCCGACATCTACGTGCCGTGCGAGGTATGCAAAGGGGCACGCTACAACCGCGAAACGCTGGAAGTCAAATACGACGACAGGACCATTGCCGACGTGCTGAACATGACGGTAGAAGACGCCTGCGCGTTTTTCGAGAGCATTCCGGCCATCGCCGGCAAGCTGCGGCTGCTGCTGGACGTAGGCCTGGGCTATATGCGTATCGGGCAGCCCAGCACCACGCTCTCGGGCGGGGAAGCGCAGCGTATCAAGCTGGCGACCGAACTGGCCAAACGGGCGACCGGCAAGACCATCTATATCCTGGACGAGCCCACTACCGGCCTGCACTTCGAGGACGTGCGCCGGCTGATGCTGGTGCTGGAAAAACTGGTGGAGGGCGGCAACACCCTGGTCATCATCGAACACAACCTGGACGTGATGAAGTCAGCCGACCACATCATTGACCTGGGCCCCGAAGGCGGCGTGCGCGGCGGCACGGTGGTCACCACCGGCACTCCCGAAGAAGTGGCCGCGCACCCCACCAGCTACACTGGGGAGTACCTGCGGGCGGTCCGTGGCCTGGTCCCGGCCTCGCAGCCGCAGGAGAAAACAGCACATACTGAAGGCGAAGCGGAATCAGGCAGCGACGAAGCGCAGGCCGCGAAACCTGCCCGCAAGTCCCGTAAGGCAGCCGGGACCAGCAAGACCCGGAAAGCCGCACAGAGCGAAGCGGCCGGGACCGAAGCTGCCTCCGAGGCGGCTGCACCGGCCCGTAGCCCCCGCGCCCCACGCAAGGCCGCCGGTCAGAAAGGCAAGGCATGA
- a CDS encoding DUF2834 domain-containing protein, with translation MNTEDKTRGYLALAALGLILPLTQFAPWLLERGLDLGLLWQEIVQSRISAFAWADVAVTALSVLFLVSAETHRTVSHRWLAVLGTLLVGPSFGLPLYLWLRELGKREL, from the coding sequence ATGAACACTGAAGATAAAACCCGCGGTTACCTGGCACTGGCCGCCCTGGGGTTGATCCTGCCGCTGACTCAGTTCGCGCCCTGGCTGCTGGAACGCGGTCTGGACTTGGGACTGCTGTGGCAAGAGATTGTCCAGTCTAGAATCTCGGCGTTTGCCTGGGCAGACGTAGCTGTGACCGCGCTGAGTGTGCTGTTTCTGGTCTCGGCGGAAACTCACCGCACGGTGTCCCACCGCTGGCTGGCCGTGCTGGGCACCCTGCTGGTGGGGCCGTCGTTCGGGCTGCCGCTTTACCTGTGGCTACGCGAGCTGGGCAAGCGCGAATTGTAG
- the rny gene encoding ribonuclease Y, whose protein sequence is MTALYVILALLAVAAAFWAGRTLGAQQRERLEQQHEQQALERADTIRREAEADALALREQARSETQAAQAAALAQAQAQADRLLAQARETAEEHRAEVAQNLREQRQQLEDRRSQLTEQHLQVQALQGTVSAERLQLEQDRERLEAERQALKAEMAQEREHLSADRQEYRAERDAMNRELERQSRRAEQLDVRGERLDALEERLEKQGRDLAAQAEELQARAAAADARLQEVAALSREEARARILDALDAELEEEKAARIRTAGDLSSKEIARQARSLIAQAIQRSASETSAQLSVSVVPIPSDAMKGRLIGREGRNIRAFEALTGVDLIIDDTPEAVMLSSFNPVRREVARHVLQSLLEDGRIHPTRIEEMVGRAQEDMRTFIHTQGEEAAIEAGVVGLKPGLLQLLGRMYFRSSYGQNVLKHSIQVAHLTGIMAGELGLDAALARRCGLLHDIGKSIDREVEGTHVDIGVSLGTRFGEGTEVIDAIAHHHDPENGETLYSVLVAAADAISAARPGARREELEAYTRRLEALEEIAVSFPGVQQAYAIQAGREVRVIVQPDQVSDAGAVLLARDVAGRIEQDMEYPGQVQVTVVRESRATEVAR, encoded by the coding sequence TTGACCGCCTTATATGTCATCCTGGCTCTGTTGGCAGTCGCCGCCGCCTTCTGGGCCGGGCGGACACTGGGCGCACAGCAGCGTGAGCGCCTAGAGCAACAGCACGAACAGCAGGCCCTGGAGCGGGCCGATACCATTCGCCGCGAGGCCGAAGCCGACGCCCTGGCGCTGCGTGAGCAGGCCCGCAGCGAGACGCAGGCGGCTCAGGCAGCGGCCTTGGCCCAGGCTCAGGCGCAGGCCGACCGGCTGCTGGCTCAGGCCCGTGAAACCGCCGAGGAACACCGCGCCGAGGTGGCCCAGAACCTGCGCGAGCAGCGCCAGCAGCTGGAGGACCGCCGCAGCCAGCTGACCGAGCAGCACCTGCAGGTTCAGGCCCTGCAGGGCACCGTCAGCGCCGAGCGCCTTCAGCTGGAGCAGGACCGCGAGCGCCTGGAAGCCGAGCGCCAGGCCCTCAAGGCCGAAATGGCCCAGGAGCGCGAGCACCTCAGTGCCGACCGCCAGGAGTACCGCGCCGAGCGCGATGCCATGAACCGCGAGCTGGAGCGCCAAAGCCGCCGCGCCGAGCAGCTGGACGTGCGCGGCGAGCGCCTGGACGCCCTGGAAGAGCGCCTGGAGAAGCAGGGCCGTGACCTGGCCGCCCAGGCGGAGGAACTGCAGGCCCGCGCCGCCGCTGCAGACGCCCGCTTGCAGGAAGTGGCTGCCCTGAGCCGCGAAGAAGCCCGCGCCCGCATTCTGGACGCCCTGGACGCCGAGCTGGAAGAGGAAAAAGCGGCCCGCATCCGCACGGCCGGCGACCTGAGCAGCAAAGAAATCGCCCGGCAGGCCCGCAGCCTGATTGCCCAGGCGATTCAGCGCAGCGCGTCGGAAACCAGTGCGCAGCTCTCGGTCAGCGTGGTGCCGATTCCCAGCGACGCCATGAAGGGCCGCCTGATTGGCCGCGAGGGCCGCAACATCCGCGCCTTCGAAGCGCTGACCGGCGTGGACCTGATTATCGACGACACCCCCGAAGCGGTGATGCTCAGCAGCTTTAACCCGGTTCGCCGCGAGGTGGCCCGGCACGTGCTGCAGTCCCTGCTGGAAGACGGCCGCATTCATCCCACCCGCATCGAGGAGATGGTCGGCCGCGCTCAGGAAGACATGCGCACCTTTATTCATACCCAGGGTGAGGAAGCCGCGATTGAGGCGGGCGTGGTGGGCCTCAAGCCGGGGCTGCTGCAGCTGCTGGGCCGGATGTATTTCCGCTCCAGCTACGGCCAGAACGTGCTCAAGCACTCTATTCAGGTGGCGCACCTGACCGGCATCATGGCGGGCGAGCTGGGGCTGGACGCAGCCTTGGCCCGCCGCTGTGGGCTGCTGCACGACATCGGCAAGAGTATTGACCGGGAAGTCGAAGGCACCCACGTAGATATCGGCGTCAGTCTGGGCACGCGCTTCGGCGAGGGCACCGAGGTGATCGACGCCATCGCGCACCACCACGACCCGGAAAACGGCGAGACGCTGTATTCGGTGCTGGTGGCTGCCGCCGATGCCATCAGCGCGGCCCGGCCCGGCGCCCGCCGCGAAGAACTGGAGGCCTACACCCGCCGCCTGGAAGCCCTGGAAGAAATCGCCGTGAGCTTCCCCGGTGTGCAGCAGGCCTACGCCATTCAGGCGGGCCGCGAGGTGCGCGTCATTGTGCAGCCGGACCAGGTGAGCGACGCCGGAGCCGTGCTGCTGGCCCGTGACGTGGCCGGGCGTATCGAGCAGGACATGGAATACCCCGGTCAGGTGCAAGTGACCGTGGTGCGCGAAAGCCGCGCGACCGAGGTGGCCCGCTAG